A genomic segment from Sparus aurata chromosome 10, fSpaAur1.1, whole genome shotgun sequence encodes:
- the LOC115589799 gene encoding butyrophilin subfamily 3 member A2-like translates to MYHRVLLAASLLSACSGETSVNGPTETVYAFAGEDVVLPCSFKVTSNNDFPTVEWSKEGLQPNVVFLYRDGCETYEMKHPAFHYRTSFITKEMKNRNISLRISNVQLSDAGKYRCMRLWKNAPRDITTVELVVGAVSEPKLSVVPSESGGVTLHCEATCWLPEPEIQFLDHQGNNITADNENRTQDASGCYTVTRRVTLQDATHRVTCSVHQPEINQTRDTQIHIPVDCMKPWSVSTYIAVGEAILLLLVLSCGLTVLVKTRCRKSEKGPNFLMSRQSSDQSTVSTVNGSCEDQPFLQSVRVDNDKIGKLKREIADLKSKLREKEETIQQLQNNNPPISPVVFQLGSQTMFLSHAASANSNHPEPGNVLQTRGPKPRLSRQNSTQEPDRPKQRNRINSSPAIFRFDDVVPSAPSSSNASKKKLGRSNSDRVACPGPKVPKTQRRHSSSSSYNHHYTPMAGLPEETELLISPEKSTPFNTKM, encoded by the exons GAGAAACCTCTGTGAATGGTCCAACAGAGACCGTCTACGCCTTCGCTGGCGAGGATGTCGTTCTTCCCTGCAGTTTCAAGGTCACTTCAAACAACGACTTTCCAACGGTGGAGTGGTCCAAGGAGGGCCTGCAGCCGAACGTCGTCTTCTTGTACCGGGACGGCTGCGAGACTTACGAGATGAAGCATCCGGCCTTCCACTACCGGACGAGCTTCATCACCAAAGAAATGAAGAACAGGAACATCTCTTTAAGGATCTCTAACGTCCAGCTGTCTGATGCAGGGAAGTACCGGTGCATGAGGCTCTGGAAGAATGCCCCACGGGACATTACGACAGTGGAGCTTGTTGTGG GTGCTGTCTCAGAGCCAAAACTCTCAGTGGTGCCATCTGAGAGCGGAGGAGTGACTCTTCACTGTGAGGCCACCTGCTGGCTGCCGGAGCCCGAGATCCAGTTCCTGGATCATCAGGGAAACAACATCACTGCTGATAATGAGAATAGAACTCAAGACGCGAGTGGATGTTACACTGTGACACGAAGAGTGACTCTCCAGGATGCTACCCACAG gGTCACCTGCAGTGTCCACCAGCCAGAGATCAAccagaccagagacacacagatacacatacCAG TCGACTGCATGAAGCCCTGGTCTGTATCCACTTATATCGCTGTTGGAGAGGCCATATTACTTCTGTTAGTGTTGTCATGTGGCTTAACTGTCTTGGTAAAGACGAGATGCAGAAAATCTG AAAAGGGACCAAATTTCCTGATGAGTAGGCAGTCGTCAGATCAGAGTACAGTGAGTACCGTGAATGGTTCCTGTGAAGATCAACCCTTCCTGCAGAGTGTCAGGGTTGACAACGACAAAATTGGGAAGCTGAAACGAGAAATTGCTGACCTCAAGTCAAAGCTTCGTGAGAAGGAAGAGACCATCCAACAACTACAGAACAACAACCCTCCAATAAGTCCTGTTGTTTTCCAGCTTGGCTCGCAAACAATGTTCTTAAGTCATGCAGCTTCAGCCAACAGCAACCACCCAGAACCTGGAAACGTACTGCAGACTCGGGGTCCAAAACCTCGCCTCTCACGACAAAACAGTACCCAGGAACCCGACCGGCCGAAGCAACGGAACCGTATCAACAGCAGCCCTGCTATCTTTAGGTTTGATGATGTGGTTCCGTCTGCTCCTTCCTCATCCAACGCTTCAAAGAAAAAGCTTGGACGTTCCAATAGTGACCGTGTTGCCTGTCCTGGTCCGAAAGTTCCCAAGACTCAGCGTCGACATTCCTCATCGTCAAGCTACAATCACCACTACACACCCATGGCAGGCTTACCCGAGGAAACCGAGCTGTTAATATCTCCAGAAAAGAGCACACCGTTTAACACAAAGATGTAG